The Parabacteroides timonensis sequence AGCCCAGCTCAATCTGGGACTTTGCTACAGCAGCGGCGAGGGCGTTGAAGTAAATAAAATGAAAGCCCTCCTTTGGTATCAGAAAGCGGCAGACCAGGGAATGGTGGAAGCGCAATTTAACATCGGTTGTATTTATGCTAACGGAGAAGGAGCCCTTCAAAATGACCGCATGGCTGTTTACTGGTATCGGAAAGCTGCTGTCGCCGGATATGAGAAAGCACAGCATAATCTGGGAACATGCTATGAATACGGGAAAGGCGTTCCTCAAAATTACGAGTTAGCCCTTTACTGGTATCGCAAAGCGGCAGACCAGGGATTCCCCGATTCGGAATACAACATTGGAGTATATTACTACTTGGGCAGAGTAGTCGAATATAATCTGGAAGAAGCATTAAGATGGATGCAGAAAGCTGCTGATAAGGGACTGGAAGACGCACAGAACGCTATCGAATATATTCACAATCAGGAAAAATAAAAAAGACTGTCGAAGTCTGTATTGCTACAAACTTCAGGCAGCCTCTTCTTTTATAATATGCCTGGAACGCTATTATTTAGCCTGTTCCAGCTGCAAAGTCTTAGTCGGTTCGTCGCAAACTTCTGTCGGACCGAAATACTGGATCGGACCCGGATAAACATAGCTTGTAGTCAACGCCCATTCGTCACGGTTAGCAGCGAACTTCTTGAAAGGAGCACCGTCCAGCTTCACCAAAGCTTTCTGGATAACCGGTTTCATTTCGCCATGACGTTTTTCCATGTTCATCATCATTGTTACAGGAATACCACCGGCAATCCACTTGTCAGCAGGAGCAGTTGTATTACGTACAGATGACATATAACCAGTCTTACCAGAAGCGATCAGGCAAGAAGCAGTGTAACCCAAAGAATAGCAGTAGTCAGCATCGTAGTTAGACGGAGCAGCGCAACGACCTTCGTAACCGAAGAAGTGGTGCTGTGCAGCAAACTTACCGTTATATTTACCTTCTGCCTTCCACTGAGCCAGCTTGTTGCCAACCATTTCAGACAGCAGTTTTTCTGTTTCGATCAGAGAAACCTGAACGTTTCCGTGCGGGTCGCGATCCAAAGAAAGCTGACGTGCAACGCCTTCCGGCAGAGAAGCATACAGGTCAGAGTTTTCTTTTGTCAGCTTGCTGATGATATAAGCACGCTGTTCGCTCTTCTTGATCATCTTAAATTCTGCATCGTGTTTAGCCAGGAAGTCGTTCAATTCAGCGATCAGACGCTTCATAGCCGGAACGAATTCAATCAGACCTTCAGGGATCAATACAGTACCGAAATTATGTCCTTCTTCAGCACGTTTTGCAACGATACCTGCGATATATGTAACAATATCATCCAAAGACATGTTCTTTTCTTCCACTTCTTCAGAAATGATACAGATGTTCGGCTGAGTCTGCAAAGCACATTCCAGTGCAATATGAGAAGCAGAACGTCCCATCAATTTGATGAAGTGCCAGTATTTCTGAGCTGAGTTACAGTCACGTTGGATGTTACCGATCACTTCTGAATATACTTTACAAGCCGTATCGAAACCGAAAGAAGTTTCAATCTGTTCGTTTTTCAAGTCACCGTCGATCGTCTTCGGGCAACCGATAACCTGTACACCTGCGTTGATAGCTTTGTAATATTCAGCCAATACGCAAGCATTTGTATTTGAGTCGTCACCACCGATAATAACCAGAGCAGAGATACCCAGTTCTTTCAGGATTTCAAGACCTTTGTCGAACTGTTCTTTTGTTTCCAGTTTAGTACGACCTGAACCGATCATATCGAAACCACCTGTATTACGATATTCATCGATAATATCAGCAGTCAGTTCCATATATTTGTGATCGATCAGACCACCGGGACCCAGGATAAAGCCATACAGACGAGAGTCTTTGTTTGTAGCTTTTACACCGTCGAAGATACCGGCAATCACGTTATGACCACCAGGAGCCTGACCACCTGACAGGATCACACCTACATTGATAGCAGGCATATTTTTCTTTTCGCTGCTCTTTTCGAAAGTAACGATCGGCATCCCGTACGTGTTAGGGAACAGTTTTTTGATATCTTCCTGATCGGCTACTGATTCTGTATACTCGCCATCAACGGCTTTTACAGCACCTTTCAATGCAGCGGGTACCTTAGGCTGGTAAGCTGCTCTTGCAATTTGTAATGCGCTCTTTGTCATTTCTTAATCTGATTTATATAGAAATTATCTGATTTACTCCTAAAAGCGGTGCAAATATAGAATTTTTTCTTTAATCGTGAAAGAGGAAAGAAAAGTAAATAGCAGAACCACTTCGAGTAAAACTTGAAATATCAGCTTCTGTCTAATTCTTCATCATAGGATCTATTTTTAATTAGTATTACAGCCTTTTACTTTATAAGTCAACGATTCAAAGCATTTAATATATACTTTGTTTCTTGTTGCATTATAGGGACTTCGACTAAATAATACTTATTATAAGATGAATGAAATATAACTAAGAACATTTGATCTATATTTATTCCATAATTGTTTTCCACAATATATTTATACAAATTTTGTTGTAAACAATAATGATTATATGAGGAATCATCAAGATGCTTTAATCCTCCAATGCCATTTTGAAAGGAATTTCTTCGTATTACAAAACCAATTCCGTTGGGAATAATAATTTTCTCGCTCCGTTTCCAATCGAACATGATATATCTATTCTCTTTTTTAGCGATAAGATCAATAGATCCTGCTATTTGATATTTAGAATCAAAAACTCTCCATTCTGTCCGATATGGGGTAAATTCATGTTCTTTAATAAATAAATCAAAGAAATCCAACTCTTTTTCTATTGATTTACAGTTTGAAACTTTAATATCTTTCCCGTTATAATTGAATTGGTATATATTTTCTCTTATTTTCCCTCCAAAAGTATTTTCTATTTGTGTATGCAAAAAAGTACCGCACTCTTTTGCCATATTCCCTTTACATTCCCACTCTTCCAAAATATAATCTATCGTAACACCTCTTTGACTTGCTTTCATCTTAGCAAATTTTTCTTTATCAAACTCATGAAAAAAGCGAGAGACCGCAGTACTAACCGGAATAAATTCAATATTATTTACAAGATATAAATGTTCTTCAGGATAGAATTTAATAATGTCATCATTTTTATGCTTATTATTTTTATTAATTGGGAACGGACTATAATCAGGCAATGAATCATTAAAAGAATCTATAATAACATACAGCTCTTCATTCTTTTCTTTTTTCGATAATTCAAATGGATATTCTGAGTCTATGATCTTTTGTTCTAAAAAATGATCTATTCCTAAATAAGCTTCTCTAAACTTATCTTTTTCCATCTTTTGTGCTTCAAGATTAGTCCATTGATCTTCCTCTTGGACATCTACTTCATTTTTTAAAGACAAAGGGATTATGAAATCTGGATAGATTGATTTCAATAACATAACAATAAATTTCACACAACTTTTTTCTTGAGTATGGATTTGTTTTTCAGTAAACCGAACAACAATCCAACCTCTCTCAATAAACCAAATATTTCGTTTGGTATTTTCCCCCAAACAGTGACAAGCCTGTCTAGTTATAGCAGCATAAGGTTCATCTATTTCAATATCAATTCTAATATCTAAGCCTAAATTATCATCAATTATTACTATATCAGGTTCAAACGGTTTCGTATTTTCCGAAGTATTCAAATGAACATTACCTAATATCTTAAAAGAATCTTTTATATATCTTTTTAATGTGTTTTCAAAAGAAAGTTCCTTATACCCTCTAAGTCTTGTTTTTCCCTCTCTATACGATCTTATCACACTATTTTTCTTAGGACAAAGAACTACTGGATATTTCCAAGGCAAGTCTTGGATATAATTCGGTGGTATATTATACTTAACAAACAGAACTGGTTCGTCCAGAACTGGTTCGTCCAGAACTGGTTCGTCCAGAACTGGTTCGTCCAGAACTGGTTCGTCCAGAACTGGTTCGTCCAGAACTGGTTCGTCCAGAACTGGTTCGTCCAGAACTGGTTCGTCCAGAACTGGTTCGTCTTTTTTTTCTAATACATTTTCCCTCAAAATAGATAAACATGACGGATCTGATCCATATTCATTATATCCACAAATACCCTTTTTACTCAATAAAATTAACAAATATAACCATCCTATATAAGGAACAAAATTCCATAAATAATACCAACCACTTTTACCTATATCGTGTAAACGCCTAACAGAGATTGCGATTGAAGGAATAATTGTAAGAATTGCATACAATGTGCTAAATACCCCATAAGACGAATCACCAATTGTCGTTCCCAATAAGGTATCTATTACAAATGTAACAATCAAAAAAAACATATAGTAAAAAAAGAATACCCAAAATTCTACTCGACTTGCCCTCCCTTCATGAACAGAATATTTCTTTAATGCATCAATAAAATATTTCATATAATATTTAGATTTAACGTACTTCAGTATCCCAATAGTACAAATAAAATAAAAGCGTGGAACTGTGTGCTGCTTTATAGATGGAGGTCCTCGGATGACCTTAAACACAAAACAGACAGCAGACCCACGCATATACGTGTGAACCCACTGTGCTGTCCTTGTGTTTAATTCAAATGAAAATTTCCGAGGTTTCCATCTATAAGGACAAAGCACAACGCTTCTTTTTCTAAAATAATAAGGAGTATCGACTCTTCGAACTTCTCTTAAGGAACAAAGATATAAATTCTTTTCGCGTATTTGAAAGTAAATCAAAAATTATTTCATCCTTTACATTTCATATCTGTTACTTATTACAAATTAATTAAACGGATAAGACAATATACTTACTCAAAATCAATTCTATTTTATTCCGCATTTTTCTTCAGCCACTCCAATCTGCGCAAATCAGGCAAATGCTTTACCTGGAAATGTTCAAACTTTACATTAAAACCGTTCCCATCAGGACAAGCACCCATAAAGCCGACTTTTACCGGCGTATTATCCTGTAGCCAGGCATTTCGCATCATGGTGTAGGTCTTGTCATCAAAGGAGTAGAATATTTCGACGGCATCCAACCGTCTGACTGCCTTGATCCAGATATAAGGGACAGGTTTATCCAGTGTTATCACACTCCAGTCGCTGGTCTTATGGGTAACGACCGTGCTCAGATTGAATTTACCGTCTACAAATTCGATACCGGCCTTGATATAATTCTCATGGTCTATACGCAGCATCAGTCCCGCCTGATCGAAACGCTCTTTATAATCGCCCGTGATCTTCACTTTGGCTTCAAACTCGCCGCCATAGGTCGCATAATAGAAAGGCGCATCATCGACGGTAAATCCATAATGAGAGATACGCCAGTAATCGCTTTGCGGGGTGACGAACATAGACAATGTCTTGTCCTTGATCTCCCATTGTGCTGGTTCGTTGAACCACTGCATCTTTTCGAGTGTCTGTGCCGATGTTGTTTCCATTGCCAGTAAGGCGAATACGCCTAAGATTATTTTCTTCATTGTTTTCATACATTTTATTTACCTTTGCAAAGGTAGACCTTTGCCGATAAACATACAATACAAAATTAAAACGTTACCGAAATAGAACTCCCCACCGTAAGGATCTGTGTACACTTCTTATCGGATGGGGCAGCCGCCGGCGTCAAATTGTAATCCAGAAAGAACTTTACCCCCAGATTCTGTTTAGCCAGGAACGTCATCGAACCACCCGTTTCCATACTCATACCGCCCCTATTACCGATCGTCACGGTCGACAGGTCACACGCGGAATAGTGACCGTATCCGGCCAGCAACTTACTACCGACCAACAGACGGGAAGCCAACGGATAAGAGAAGTATGCTCCGGCATATCCCGCTATCCAATCCAACGACTCGTCTTCGGCTACCTCATTCAAGATCACAGACATATTCGCTGCCGTGAACTTTCCGCCGAACCCGACATACGGGTTGATGAACCAGGCTCCCTCGACACCGGCACTGCTACCGGAAGAAAAACTCATCCGGGAATGACCATTTAAGCGATACTCGCCGGGAATAACACTAAGCCCCAGATGAAGCCCCAGAAATGAAGGAACATGGAAACGATCGAATGTCTCAGAAGAAGCGGAACGGTTCAGCCCTTTCTCTTTGAATATCAGGTCAGCAAAGAAATATCCCAACTCCGTCGACAGGATACCGAAACCGGCCCCTGCCAGGATATCACTCAGCCAATGTTTGTTGTTTGCCATCCGCGTAAGCCCGGTCGCAGTAGCCACCGAATAAGCCCCGATACTATACCACGGACTTTTGAAACCATATTCTTTGCTCATCATTGTCGCCGTCATAAATGCCGTTGCCGTATGGCCGGAAGGAAAAGAATGATCGTTGGAACCATCAGGACGCATCACTTTGGTATGAACTTTCAACTGCCCCACCACCGTCGACATGATCACAGCGGAAAAAGCATCCGAAACCAGCATCCGTCCCCACGAACTTCGACTTTCCACGCCTCCCGCTTTCATTCCCAGCATCACGGCAGCCGGAAGATATTGGGTATAATCATCGTAACGGCGGCTGAACGCAGGCAGATAAGCATTCCTCAACTGCCGGAAATGGTCGTCTTCACTTTTCACGATCAACCCTCCGACAACAAGCGGGACACCGATATAAGTCATCTGATAAGCCCGCGAAGAAGTTACCTTGTTTATAGTCCGCTGAAAGCCACTCTCCCGGGGAAAGATCTTTACAGTATCGACCTGTGCATGCACACCCCAAGAGACAGATAATAAGAATAAAAAGAATAGTTTGCTACGCATCATTGAATATAACTA is a genomic window containing:
- a CDS encoding tetratricopeptide repeat protein gives rise to the protein MDKRNLHRLRRMLIITASYLLYSHLAYCQHIEIWWQKAKAAKKAKNYTEAVKWYHKLAEAGHSIGQFYLAHSYSEGLGTDINLKEAVKWYRRAADKGLAEAQLNLGLCYSSGEGVEVNKMKALLWYQKAADQGMVEAQFNIGCIYANGEGALQNDRMAVYWYRKAAVAGYEKAQHNLGTCYEYGKGVPQNYELALYWYRKAADQGFPDSEYNIGVYYYLGRVVEYNLEEALRWMQKAADKGLEDAQNAIEYIHNQEK
- a CDS encoding diphosphate--fructose-6-phosphate 1-phosphotransferase — its product is MTKSALQIARAAYQPKVPAALKGAVKAVDGEYTESVADQEDIKKLFPNTYGMPIVTFEKSSEKKNMPAINVGVILSGGQAPGGHNVIAGIFDGVKATNKDSRLYGFILGPGGLIDHKYMELTADIIDEYRNTGGFDMIGSGRTKLETKEQFDKGLEILKELGISALVIIGGDDSNTNACVLAEYYKAINAGVQVIGCPKTIDGDLKNEQIETSFGFDTACKVYSEVIGNIQRDCNSAQKYWHFIKLMGRSASHIALECALQTQPNICIISEEVEEKNMSLDDIVTYIAGIVAKRAEEGHNFGTVLIPEGLIEFVPAMKRLIAELNDFLAKHDAEFKMIKKSEQRAYIISKLTKENSDLYASLPEGVARQLSLDRDPHGNVQVSLIETEKLLSEMVGNKLAQWKAEGKYNGKFAAQHHFFGYEGRCAAPSNYDADYCYSLGYTASCLIASGKTGYMSSVRNTTAPADKWIAGGIPVTMMMNMEKRHGEMKPVIQKALVKLDGAPFKKFAANRDEWALTTSYVYPGPIQYFGPTEVCDEPTKTLQLEQAK
- a CDS encoding DUF805 domain-containing protein; translated protein: MKYFIDALKKYSVHEGRASRVEFWVFFFYYMFFLIVTFVIDTLLGTTIGDSSYGVFSTLYAILTIIPSIAISVRRLHDIGKSGWYYLWNFVPYIGWLYLLILLSKKGICGYNEYGSDPSCLSILRENVLEKKDEPVLDEPVLDEPVLDEPVLDEPVLDEPVLDEPVLDEPVLDEPVLDEPVLFVKYNIPPNYIQDLPWKYPVVLCPKKNSVIRSYREGKTRLRGYKELSFENTLKRYIKDSFKILGNVHLNTSENTKPFEPDIVIIDDNLGLDIRIDIEIDEPYAAITRQACHCLGENTKRNIWFIERGWIVVRFTEKQIHTQEKSCVKFIVMLLKSIYPDFIIPLSLKNEVDVQEEDQWTNLEAQKMEKDKFREAYLGIDHFLEQKIIDSEYPFELSKKEKNEELYVIIDSFNDSLPDYSPFPINKNNKHKNDDIIKFYPEEHLYLVNNIEFIPVSTAVSRFFHEFDKEKFAKMKASQRGVTIDYILEEWECKGNMAKECGTFLHTQIENTFGGKIRENIYQFNYNGKDIKVSNCKSIEKELDFFDLFIKEHEFTPYRTEWRVFDSKYQIAGSIDLIAKKENRYIMFDWKRSEKIIIPNGIGFVIRRNSFQNGIGGLKHLDDSSYNHYCLQQNLYKYIVENNYGINIDQMFLVIFHSSYNKYYLVEVPIMQQETKYILNALNR
- a CDS encoding DUF1349 domain-containing protein, encoding MKKIILGVFALLAMETTSAQTLEKMQWFNEPAQWEIKDKTLSMFVTPQSDYWRISHYGFTVDDAPFYYATYGGEFEAKVKITGDYKERFDQAGLMLRIDHENYIKAGIEFVDGKFNLSTVVTHKTSDWSVITLDKPVPYIWIKAVRRLDAVEIFYSFDDKTYTMMRNAWLQDNTPVKVGFMGACPDGNGFNVKFEHFQVKHLPDLRRLEWLKKNAE
- a CDS encoding phosphatase PAP2 family protein, with translation MMRSKLFFLFLLSVSWGVHAQVDTVKIFPRESGFQRTINKVTSSRAYQMTYIGVPLVVGGLIVKSEDDHFRQLRNAYLPAFSRRYDDYTQYLPAAVMLGMKAGGVESRSSWGRMLVSDAFSAVIMSTVVGQLKVHTKVMRPDGSNDHSFPSGHTATAFMTATMMSKEYGFKSPWYSIGAYSVATATGLTRMANNKHWLSDILAGAGFGILSTELGYFFADLIFKEKGLNRSASSETFDRFHVPSFLGLHLGLSVIPGEYRLNGHSRMSFSSGSSAGVEGAWFINPYVGFGGKFTAANMSVILNEVAEDESLDWIAGYAGAYFSYPLASRLLVGSKLLAGYGHYSACDLSTVTIGNRGGMSMETGGSMTFLAKQNLGVKFFLDYNLTPAAAPSDKKCTQILTVGSSISVTF